The Algoriphagus sp. TR-M9 genome has a window encoding:
- a CDS encoding N-acetylmuramoyl-L-alanine amidase family protein — MERSKNKKILLSLILCIPFVFGGFINNETMMPKFRMKKIVLDAGHGGRDPGNIGSRSKEKDINLAVTLLVGKYIKENLPDVEVIYTRDDDSFPTLKERPMIANNNKADLFVSIHSNSAANRSAYGTETFVMGTKHFEANFDIVKRENSVILLEDNYKENYEGFDPKSPESYMMFNLMSKVHFENSVTLADHIETQFKDRVGRKSRGVKQGPFYVLWTPSMPSVLVELGFLSNSNEEKFLMSQQGKEYMASAIFRSIRDYKESIEAR, encoded by the coding sequence ATGGAACGGTCCAAAAACAAAAAAATTCTTCTTAGTCTGATTTTATGCATTCCCTTTGTATTTGGAGGATTCATCAACAACGAAACTATGATGCCTAAGTTTCGGATGAAAAAAATAGTTCTTGATGCAGGTCACGGTGGGAGGGATCCGGGAAATATAGGGTCCAGGTCAAAAGAAAAAGACATCAATCTTGCGGTGACTCTATTGGTAGGTAAATACATCAAGGAAAATCTACCCGATGTAGAAGTGATTTATACGCGGGATGATGATAGTTTTCCCACGCTGAAAGAGCGACCGATGATAGCAAATAATAACAAAGCTGATCTCTTTGTTTCCATACATTCCAATTCAGCTGCCAATCGATCTGCTTATGGTACGGAAACTTTTGTCATGGGAACCAAGCACTTTGAGGCCAACTTTGATATCGTAAAGCGGGAAAACTCCGTGATCCTGTTGGAAGATAACTACAAGGAAAACTATGAAGGTTTTGATCCTAAGTCTCCGGAATCTTACATGATGTTCAACCTGATGTCAAAAGTCCATTTTGAAAATTCAGTGACCTTGGCAGACCATATAGAGACTCAGTTTAAAGATAGAGTAGGTCGTAAAAGTAGAGGTGTAAAACAAGGGCCTTTCTACGTACTCTGGACACCATCAATGCCTTCAGTTTTGGTAGAGCTTGGGTTTCTGTCCAATTCCAACGAGGAAAAATTCCTGATGAGCCAGCAAGGTAAGGAATACATGGCCTCGGCGATTTTCAGATCCATCAGAGATTATAAGGAAAGCATAGAAGCTCGATAG
- a CDS encoding acyl-CoA carboxylase subunit beta, with amino-acid sequence MAAMLQQLEEKYKQVKLGGGAKRIEKEHAKGKLTARERIDYLVDSDTEFLEVGAFVADGMYKEEGGCPSGGVVTGIGFVSGRMCMIVANDATVKAGAWFPMTAKKNLRAQEIAMENRLPVIYLVDSAGVFLPMQNEIFPDKEHFGRQFRNNAKMSAMGIVQVAAIMGSCVAGGAYLPIMSDEAMIVDKTGSIFLAGSYLVKSAIGERIDNETLGGATTHCEISGVTDNKYETDQECLDAIRTIFDKIGHDATAGFDRKEPKNPSISSEEFLKLIPTDRVKPYEMLDLVKAMVDESEFEEYKKDYGKTLICGTARIEGWAVGIVANQRKIVKTAKGEMQMGGVIYSDSADKAARFIMNCNQRKIPLVFLQDVSGFMVGSKAEHGGIIKDGAKMVNAMANSVVPKFTFLLGNSYGAGNYAMCGKAYDPRLIYSWPTAQMAVMSGSAAANTLLQIKVSALKKQGKEISEEDEKQLLDEISKKYQEELSPYYAASRLWVDGVIDPRETRKVISMGIEAANHAPIAERFNVGVIQT; translated from the coding sequence ATGGCGGCAATGCTTCAGCAATTGGAGGAGAAATACAAGCAAGTAAAGCTGGGAGGCGGTGCCAAAAGAATCGAGAAAGAGCATGCCAAGGGTAAATTAACTGCAAGAGAGCGAATCGACTACCTGGTGGATTCGGATACTGAGTTTCTTGAGGTGGGAGCCTTTGTAGCTGATGGAATGTATAAAGAAGAGGGCGGCTGCCCTTCAGGTGGAGTGGTCACCGGAATTGGTTTTGTGAGCGGAAGGATGTGTATGATCGTTGCCAATGACGCTACCGTGAAAGCGGGGGCTTGGTTTCCCATGACTGCCAAAAAAAACCTGAGGGCTCAGGAGATAGCCATGGAAAACAGGCTGCCTGTGATTTACCTGGTAGACAGTGCGGGTGTTTTTCTACCTATGCAAAATGAGATTTTTCCGGATAAAGAACATTTTGGACGTCAGTTTCGCAACAATGCGAAAATGTCTGCCATGGGAATCGTACAGGTGGCAGCCATCATGGGAAGCTGCGTAGCTGGTGGAGCTTATCTTCCGATCATGTCTGATGAGGCAATGATCGTAGATAAGACCGGTTCTATATTTTTGGCGGGCTCTTACCTAGTAAAATCAGCTATAGGTGAGCGCATTGATAATGAAACTTTGGGAGGAGCTACCACGCATTGCGAGATTTCAGGAGTGACTGATAATAAATATGAGACTGACCAGGAATGTCTGGATGCCATTCGAACTATTTTTGACAAAATAGGTCATGACGCAACAGCAGGATTTGACAGGAAGGAGCCTAAGAATCCTTCCATTTCTTCTGAAGAATTTCTAAAGCTGATTCCTACGGATAGAGTAAAGCCTTACGAAATGCTAGACTTGGTCAAAGCCATGGTGGATGAGAGTGAGTTTGAAGAGTATAAAAAGGATTATGGGAAAACCTTGATCTGCGGCACAGCCAGAATAGAGGGCTGGGCAGTAGGGATAGTAGCTAATCAGCGGAAGATTGTCAAAACTGCCAAAGGTGAAATGCAAATGGGAGGAGTGATTTATTCTGACTCTGCCGACAAAGCTGCCCGTTTTATTATGAATTGCAACCAGCGTAAAATCCCACTCGTGTTTCTGCAGGATGTAAGCGGATTTATGGTAGGCAGCAAGGCGGAACACGGAGGAATCATCAAAGACGGAGCTAAAATGGTCAATGCTATGGCTAATTCAGTAGTTCCTAAATTCACGTTCCTATTGGGGAATTCATACGGTGCTGGTAACTATGCGATGTGTGGTAAAGCCTATGATCCTCGCCTGATCTACTCTTGGCCTACAGCCCAGATGGCGGTTATGTCTGGATCTGCCGCAGCCAATACCCTACTGCAGATCAAAGTATCTGCGCTGAAAAAACAAGGCAAGGAAATATCAGAGGAAGATGAAAAGCAGCTACTGGATGAAATCAGCAAAAAATACCAGGAAGAATTGAGTCCCTACTATGCGGCTTCCAGACTTTGGGTGGATGGAGTAATCGACCCCCGTGAAACCCGAAAAGTGATCAGCATGGGAATAGAGGCGGCGAACCATGCCCCCATTGCGGAAAGATTTAATGTGGGAGTCATCCAGACTTGA
- a CDS encoding transglutaminase-like domain-containing protein: protein MSTLTPGELNALVSLLDDTDQEVRTHVRDRIISLGNQIIPFLEEKWENSFNPEIQKEIEELVHDLQFSLLKDRLKDWRDTEDQDLLTGLWIINTYQYPDLEFEELNSEMHQIYFEVWTAFQNDYSPYEQVKTINNVLFNTLRFSANTKNFHSPANSMLSTVLNTKRGNPLSLCAIYMLVAKKLGLPIYGVNLPNLFVLTYKSADVTFYINAFNKGLIFSRTDIFNYLEHLKIEPREMFFEPCTSKQILLRMLRNLENSFEKLGEADKVLELKELIALLNDQ from the coding sequence ATGAGTACTTTGACACCGGGAGAATTGAATGCATTAGTTTCGCTACTTGATGATACAGATCAGGAAGTGCGGACACATGTGAGAGACCGGATTATTTCTTTGGGAAATCAGATCATTCCGTTTTTGGAAGAGAAATGGGAAAACAGCTTCAACCCCGAAATACAGAAAGAAATAGAAGAACTGGTGCACGACCTGCAGTTTTCCTTGCTGAAGGACAGGCTCAAAGACTGGAGAGATACTGAAGATCAGGATCTACTTACCGGCCTGTGGATCATCAATACCTATCAGTATCCCGACTTGGAATTTGAAGAGTTGAATTCTGAGATGCACCAGATTTATTTTGAGGTCTGGACTGCTTTTCAGAATGATTACTCTCCCTATGAGCAGGTGAAAACCATCAATAACGTGCTTTTTAACACGCTGCGCTTTTCGGCAAATACCAAGAATTTCCACTCTCCTGCAAACAGCATGCTTTCCACTGTACTGAATACCAAGCGGGGAAATCCATTATCCTTGTGCGCGATTTACATGTTGGTGGCTAAGAAATTAGGTTTGCCCATCTACGGAGTGAACCTCCCAAATTTATTTGTGCTTACCTATAAATCTGCTGATGTCACCTTTTATATCAATGCGTTCAATAAAGGCTTAATCTTCAGTAGAACGGATATTTTTAATTACCTCGAGCACCTAAAAATAGAGCCTAGGGAAATGTTTTTTGAGCCCTGTACTTCCAAGCAGATTTTGCTGAGAATGCTCAGAAACCTGGAAAATTCATTTGAGAAGCTCGGAGAAGCAGATAAAGTACTTGAGCTGAAGGAACTAATAGCCCTACTGAACGATCAATAG
- a CDS encoding redoxin domain-containing protein — MKNLLSTVVLILLFSFHSFGQGLNDINLVDAVTGKTVNVGEEVTENGLVLIFHSLACPFAKMYESRLIALRNKYQNQGFTFIMVNPEIRGQEEDENSLRQYIDQSGVNMTYLMDHKQELIRHFDITKIPEAVVVTNGSEGHVVSYKGAIDNNPQAESAVSAKYLDKAMDAILLGQSPTPSQARAVGCNVRIY; from the coding sequence ATGAAAAACCTCTTATCCACAGTAGTATTAATCCTCCTGTTCAGCTTTCATTCCTTTGGCCAAGGGCTAAATGATATAAACCTGGTAGATGCGGTGACCGGAAAAACAGTTAATGTAGGTGAAGAAGTCACAGAAAATGGATTGGTTCTCATTTTTCATTCCCTGGCCTGTCCCTTTGCCAAAATGTACGAGTCCAGACTAATAGCGCTACGTAATAAATATCAAAACCAGGGCTTTACGTTCATCATGGTAAATCCTGAAATCAGAGGACAGGAAGAAGACGAGAATTCTCTACGCCAGTACATAGACCAATCCGGAGTGAATATGACTTACCTCATGGATCACAAACAGGAGCTGATCAGGCATTTCGATATTACCAAAATCCCCGAGGCGGTAGTGGTAACCAATGGCTCGGAAGGCCACGTGGTGAGTTACAAAGGAGCAATCGACAACAATCCCCAAGCAGAAAGTGCGGTGTCTGCAAAATACCTGGACAAGGCCATGGACGCCATACTGCTAGGCCAGTCTCCTACTCCATCCCAGGCAAGGGCTGTGGGCTGCAATGTAAGAATCTATTGA
- a CDS encoding 4'-phosphopantetheinyl transferase family protein, whose product MQTKIEKIDASSALAIKNIEPQNDEALKFLSFRERLSLANISHPKKKQEWATARMAVYDALNELQVPYPGFFKDKHGKSQSMNGQGNISLTHTMGYAAAIYHRDLPVGIDMDLVREKILKIGTRFLDSSELDFLAKDPLHYTLAWSAKESIFKCQGKRGVSFRDNILLEPFDQNATLIKAKIRGTDYADHHYFVKARIFENVVLTYTIW is encoded by the coding sequence ATGCAGACAAAAATAGAAAAAATTGACGCTTCCTCGGCCTTGGCCATAAAGAATATTGAACCCCAAAATGATGAAGCCCTGAAGTTTTTGAGCTTCAGGGAGAGGCTTTCGCTGGCAAACATTTCTCATCCGAAGAAAAAACAAGAGTGGGCTACTGCCAGAATGGCTGTATATGATGCCCTGAACGAACTCCAGGTACCTTACCCGGGATTTTTCAAGGACAAACATGGCAAATCCCAATCCATGAACGGTCAGGGAAATATTTCGCTCACCCATACTATGGGCTATGCTGCTGCCATCTACCATAGAGATCTGCCGGTAGGCATAGATATGGATCTGGTCCGGGAAAAAATCCTGAAAATAGGCACCCGGTTTCTGGATTCCTCCGAATTGGATTTCTTAGCAAAAGACCCGCTGCACTATACACTTGCCTGGTCTGCTAAAGAATCTATTTTCAAATGCCAGGGCAAACGGGGAGTTTCCTTTCGGGACAATATCCTCTTAGAACCCTTTGATCAAAATGCGACCCTCATCAAAGCAAAGATCCGTGGTACCGATTATGCCGACCACCATTACTTTGTGAAAGCCAGAATCTTTGAAAACGTAGTACTAACCTATACCATTTGGTAA
- a CDS encoding WD40 repeat domain-containing protein, with translation MSKIEVNKLQTLTGHNDCIYALAEGCDPRFFYTGAGDGMVVEWDLDNPANGKLIARLPHSVYALAVDPVRNLIFVGHNFEGIHVIDLTSSKELWSLKMTNQAIFDIQVFGDEAYVGAGDGVLTVINIPTKSIKKHIKLSSKSIRVMSLARGKRQLALGLSDHSIKILDLSRDFHPVTNLNSHQNSVFALAYAPDEKTLISGSRDATLKFWSSEDYSLAETVVAHMYAINYLSFNEEGAYFVTCSMDKSIKIWETNTRKLLKVIDKARNAGHGTSVNKVLWSSYNGSVISISDDRSISIWKIEAN, from the coding sequence ATGTCAAAAATTGAAGTTAATAAATTACAAACACTAACAGGGCATAATGACTGCATCTATGCGCTGGCAGAGGGTTGTGATCCCAGGTTTTTTTATACAGGCGCTGGAGATGGGATGGTGGTGGAATGGGACCTGGATAATCCCGCCAATGGAAAACTGATCGCGAGATTGCCCCATTCTGTCTATGCACTGGCAGTGGACCCGGTGAGAAACCTGATTTTTGTAGGGCATAATTTTGAGGGAATACATGTCATCGACCTGACTAGCAGCAAGGAGCTTTGGTCTTTGAAAATGACCAATCAGGCGATTTTTGACATTCAGGTTTTCGGAGACGAGGCTTATGTAGGAGCCGGTGATGGAGTACTTACTGTTATTAACATTCCCACCAAGAGCATCAAAAAACACATCAAACTGAGTAGTAAAAGCATACGCGTGATGTCTTTGGCTAGAGGTAAAAGGCAGCTTGCTTTGGGGCTCAGTGATCATTCCATAAAAATCCTGGATCTGAGCCGTGATTTTCACCCCGTCACCAATCTAAACTCGCACCAGAACTCGGTTTTTGCCTTGGCATATGCTCCGGATGAGAAAACGCTGATCAGTGGATCAAGAGATGCCACGCTGAAGTTTTGGAGTTCTGAAGATTATTCACTGGCTGAAACAGTGGTGGCGCATATGTATGCCATTAATTATTTATCTTTCAATGAAGAAGGAGCCTACTTTGTGACCTGCTCTATGGATAAATCCATCAAGATCTGGGAAACGAACACCCGTAAGCTCCTCAAGGTCATCGATAAGGCCAGAAATGCCGGGCACGGTACTTCTGTGAATAAAGTGCTTTGGAGCTCTTATAATGGTAGCGTAATATCCATTTCTGATGACCGATCTATTTCTATTTGGAAAATTGAAGCAAATTAA
- a CDS encoding DivIVA domain-containing protein, translating into MKITPAAIRQKSFEVGFRGYEKKDVTAFLEEVSEVVDQLHKENMELKTKLQNTEAEAKRLKDVEESLFRTLKTAEDTGASIIVEANEAADLIINEANETAENATKHVDQMIADAKSTAEQQAAAIIRAAETKAKETIVNLRENMQGLVRSYEGLAEQREAMVKSLRRIAQDALNQVDLSEAHYSRIDAKAHARAIDELSRSQTYTFDNLENLGYEDKPAPTAPAAEPEEIVASTPLAEEPEYRDAEVEENDIDEQEMKELELQETKMQLEDENLEEELDEPVKNKVQEPAPKPVEPKPKEEPKNQSGSFFDQFD; encoded by the coding sequence ATGAAGATTACACCCGCAGCCATTCGGCAAAAGTCCTTTGAAGTAGGATTCAGAGGCTATGAGAAAAAAGATGTAACGGCATTTTTGGAAGAAGTCAGTGAAGTAGTGGACCAGCTTCATAAGGAAAATATGGAGCTGAAAACCAAGCTTCAAAATACCGAAGCCGAAGCCAAAAGGCTGAAAGACGTGGAGGAGTCACTTTTCCGTACCCTGAAAACCGCCGAAGACACCGGAGCCTCTATCATCGTGGAGGCCAATGAAGCCGCAGACCTCATCATCAATGAAGCCAATGAAACAGCTGAAAATGCGACCAAGCATGTAGACCAGATGATCGCTGATGCCAAATCTACCGCTGAACAGCAAGCTGCGGCGATTATCCGTGCGGCAGAGACCAAGGCCAAGGAGACCATTGTAAACCTTCGGGAAAATATGCAAGGGCTCGTGAGATCCTATGAAGGCCTGGCGGAGCAGCGGGAAGCTATGGTGAAAAGCCTGCGCAGAATCGCTCAAGATGCATTGAACCAAGTGGACCTATCGGAAGCCCATTATTCTAGGATTGATGCCAAAGCACATGCCAGAGCTATAGATGAACTCAGCCGTTCGCAGACTTATACTTTTGACAATTTGGAAAACCTCGGATATGAAGATAAGCCAGCTCCTACAGCTCCCGCTGCTGAACCGGAAGAAATTGTAGCAAGTACACCTCTTGCAGAAGAGCCTGAATATCGTGATGCAGAAGTAGAAGAAAACGATATTGACGAGCAAGAGATGAAAGAACTGGAGCTGCAAGAAACCAAAATGCAGCTTGAGGATGAGAATTTAGAAGAAGAGCTAGATGAGCCTGTTAAAAATAAGGTGCAGGAGCCAGCTCCTAAGCCTGTAGAGCCTAAACCTAAGGAAGAACCAAAAAATCAATCGGGTTCGTTTTTTGACCAGTTTGACTGA
- the folB gene encoding dihydroneopterin aldolase, translating to MGKVTLEGIEFHAYHGAYPEESILGNRFTLDLELETDFRQAMLHDDLSATVDYSKLYKIIKARMDVKVKLLEHLGHMIVTDILEVYPNTTKIRLTLKKHHPALGGLVNFSAVQIQYPEDYA from the coding sequence ATGGGGAAAGTAACTCTCGAGGGGATAGAATTCCATGCTTACCATGGCGCTTATCCTGAAGAATCCATATTGGGAAACCGGTTTACACTGGATTTGGAACTGGAAACGGATTTCCGCCAGGCCATGCTTCATGACGATCTAAGTGCTACGGTGGATTACTCCAAGCTCTATAAAATCATCAAAGCCAGAATGGATGTGAAGGTGAAACTACTGGAGCATCTGGGCCACATGATCGTGACGGATATACTCGAAGTCTATCCCAATACCACCAAAATTAGGTTGACACTAAAAAAACATCACCCGGCACTGGGAGGATTGGTGAATTTCTCCGCGGTGCAAATTCAATACCCTGAAGATTATGCGTAA
- a CDS encoding ChaN family lipoprotein: MRKILAACLLILLSFGTLKAQGEAYQFFNAKGKALSFKQVLEALEPADAVFFGELHNNSLGHWLQLQVLKGLHKQNPELVLGSEIFEREDQLNINEWFADQITESSFESEAKLWKNYSTDYRPILRYAKENNLSFIASNVPRKYASLVSKRGLQALDSLYDDAKKSFAKLPVRVDMNLPGYLAMKEMMHGAPGNSDYMIMAQALKDATMAESLFAPLANGKKVYHINGAYHSKDGEGILWYLKQEFPDLKVVNIHTVLQDKLDKLEAGNSQAGEIILVLPKDSHETY, from the coding sequence ATGCGTAAAATATTAGCGGCTTGCCTACTGATTCTGCTTTCATTTGGAACACTTAAAGCACAGGGGGAAGCCTATCAGTTTTTTAATGCCAAAGGAAAAGCACTTTCTTTCAAGCAGGTGCTTGAAGCGTTAGAGCCAGCTGATGCTGTGTTTTTTGGTGAGCTTCACAACAATAGTTTGGGACATTGGCTGCAATTGCAGGTTTTGAAGGGGCTTCATAAGCAAAACCCTGAGCTGGTGCTGGGTTCTGAGATTTTTGAGCGTGAAGATCAGCTGAACATCAATGAATGGTTTGCAGACCAGATTACCGAAAGTAGTTTTGAGTCTGAAGCTAAGCTTTGGAAGAATTACAGCACTGATTATCGGCCTATTTTGCGCTACGCAAAGGAGAATAACCTGAGTTTTATCGCCAGCAATGTTCCCCGAAAGTATGCCTCTCTGGTCAGTAAGAGAGGATTGCAGGCCTTGGATTCCCTATATGATGATGCAAAGAAAAGCTTTGCGAAGCTACCTGTAAGAGTGGATATGAACCTGCCAGGCTACCTGGCTATGAAGGAGATGATGCATGGCGCTCCCGGCAACTCGGATTACATGATCATGGCTCAGGCACTGAAGGATGCTACCATGGCCGAGTCACTTTTTGCTCCCCTGGCGAATGGGAAAAAAGTCTATCATATCAACGGGGCCTACCATAGCAAGGACGGAGAAGGAATTCTTTGGTATCTGAAGCAGGAATTTCCTGATTTGAAGGTGGTGAATATCCATACCGTGCTGCAAGACAAACTTGATAAGCTGGAAGCGGGAAATAGCCAAGCCGGCGAAATAATTTTGGTCCTTCCGAAGGACAGTCACGAAACGTACTAA
- a CDS encoding DUF4268 domain-containing protein — translation MYSKAETSKIRADFWITFGRYMKPVPNAEGRKINWPNYKTGIRNIYFRMKAERGFASIGIELGHADEELQELYFEQFVQLKKIFESTVGEEWEWKLHQTNEFGQKISKIELVLPHVNVMEQKDWPDIISFLKPRIIALDEFWSLVKPGFEGL, via the coding sequence GTGTACAGTAAGGCGGAAACATCGAAAATCAGGGCCGATTTTTGGATCACTTTTGGGCGGTATATGAAGCCTGTTCCCAATGCGGAAGGAAGAAAGATAAATTGGCCAAACTATAAAACCGGCATTCGTAATATCTATTTTCGGATGAAAGCAGAGCGGGGATTTGCTTCAATAGGCATAGAGCTGGGGCATGCTGATGAGGAGTTGCAAGAGCTTTATTTCGAACAATTTGTCCAACTGAAGAAAATTTTTGAAAGTACTGTAGGGGAGGAGTGGGAGTGGAAACTTCACCAAACCAATGAGTTTGGCCAGAAAATATCCAAAATCGAGCTGGTTTTACCCCATGTCAATGTGATGGAACAAAAGGACTGGCCGGATATTATTTCCTTTCTCAAACCTAGGATCATAGCACTGGATGAATTTTGGAGTTTGGTGAAGCCAGGGTTTGAGGGGCTTTAA
- a CDS encoding nucleotide pyrophosphohydrolase has translation MEKEITLKEAQEQVDQWIKTVGVRYFNELTNMTILMEEVGELARIMSRTYGEQSFKESDKGKDLGDEMADVLWVLICLANQTGVDLTEAMRKNFEKKNIRDIDRHKNNDKLR, from the coding sequence ATGGAAAAGGAAATCACCCTTAAAGAAGCACAAGAGCAAGTAGATCAATGGATTAAAACGGTAGGCGTACGGTACTTCAATGAACTGACCAACATGACTATCCTGATGGAAGAAGTTGGTGAACTGGCAAGGATCATGTCCAGAACTTACGGAGAACAGTCATTCAAAGAATCTGATAAAGGAAAAGACTTAGGAGATGAAATGGCCGACGTGCTATGGGTTTTGATCTGCCTGGCCAATCAAACCGGTGTAGATCTAACGGAAGCCATGAGAAAGAATTTTGAAAAAAAGAACATCCGTGATATAGATCGGCACAAAAACAATGACAAGCTTCGGTAA